A window of the Anaerolineales bacterium genome harbors these coding sequences:
- a CDS encoding Rrf2 family transcriptional regulator — protein MQITRQADYAVRAMVYLAQLEPDQRAATGQIAQEKNIPPSFLAKIVSQLSVAGLLQTSRGARGGVSLAKPAGAISLLDVIEAIDGPILLNDCVGDSMTCTYDDSCPLKPVWCDAQKMLVDHLSKANFAQFAKVSTN, from the coding sequence ATGCAGATCACTCGACAGGCAGATTATGCAGTTAGGGCAATGGTATATCTTGCCCAATTAGAACCCGATCAGCGGGCAGCCACTGGTCAGATTGCTCAGGAAAAGAATATTCCGCCCTCGTTCCTGGCGAAAATAGTCTCTCAATTATCAGTAGCAGGTTTGCTTCAAACCTCGCGTGGTGCAAGAGGTGGTGTTTCACTGGCTAAACCCGCCGGAGCGATCAGCCTGCTGGACGTGATCGAAGCCATTGACGGACCAATCTTACTGAACGATTGCGTCGGCGACTCAATGACCTGCACGTACGATGACAGCTGCCCACTCAAGCCCGTCTGGTGCGATGCGCAGAAAATGCTTGTCGATCACCTTTCGAAAGCTAATTTTGCCCAATTTGCCAAAGTATCCACAAATTAA
- the hutU gene encoding urocanate hydratase: MSTPRVVRAPRGTQLTCKSWLTEAPYRMIQNNLDPEVAERPQDLVVYGGRGQAARNWECFDAILATLKEMETDETLLVQSGKPVAVFKTHPDAPRVLIANSNLVPHWATQEHFDQLVARGLMMFGQMTAGSWIYIGTQGILQGTYETLGSLAHLRGWGSLKGKFCLTAGLGGMGGAQPLAITMNEGVGLIVEVDPAHAQRRLETGYVDMVVDTLEEAMTLVEEYQKKEIPKSIGLIGNAAEIYPELAMRGIIPDVVTDQTPAHDVLMYVPSGLSVSQADALRINNPNDYHKRSMQSMARHVEAMLEFKRKGAEVFDYGNNLRQRAYDEGVTEAFEFPGFVPAYIRPLFCEGKGPFRWVALSGDPEDIYRTDEALVELFPQDFHLHRWLKMAREKVQFQGLPSRICWLGFGERAEAGLCFNNLVAEGIVKAPIVIGRDHLDAGSVASPNRETEGMLDGTDAVSDWAILNALINAVGGATWVSFHHGGGVGIGFSQHAGQVIVADGTAEAAARLERVLTTDPGMGIVRHADAGYEIAIEAAKRHGLKMPMLK; the protein is encoded by the coding sequence ATGTCAACTCCACGCGTTGTACGCGCCCCACGCGGTACTCAGCTAACCTGCAAATCCTGGCTCACCGAAGCCCCTTACCGCATGATCCAGAACAACCTGGACCCGGAAGTGGCGGAGCGCCCGCAAGACCTGGTGGTCTACGGCGGGCGCGGGCAGGCTGCCCGCAACTGGGAGTGTTTCGATGCCATCCTGGCTACTCTCAAGGAGATGGAGACCGATGAGACCCTTCTGGTCCAGTCGGGTAAGCCGGTGGCGGTCTTTAAGACCCATCCAGATGCCCCGCGGGTGTTGATCGCCAACTCCAATCTCGTGCCGCATTGGGCCACCCAGGAGCACTTCGACCAGCTCGTTGCACGCGGTTTGATGATGTTCGGCCAGATGACAGCCGGTTCGTGGATTTACATCGGCACCCAGGGAATCCTCCAGGGTACCTATGAAACTTTGGGATCCCTGGCACATTTGCGGGGTTGGGGATCGCTCAAGGGCAAGTTCTGCCTGACCGCCGGGTTGGGCGGAATGGGCGGCGCCCAGCCGCTGGCGATCACCATGAACGAGGGGGTGGGGTTGATCGTTGAGGTGGATCCCGCCCATGCTCAACGCCGCCTTGAGACAGGCTATGTGGATATGGTGGTGGATACCCTCGAAGAAGCCATGACCTTGGTGGAGGAATATCAGAAGAAAGAAATCCCCAAATCCATCGGCCTGATCGGCAATGCAGCTGAGATTTACCCCGAGCTGGCGATGCGGGGCATAATTCCGGATGTGGTCACCGACCAAACACCTGCTCATGATGTGCTGATGTACGTCCCCAGCGGTTTGAGCGTCTCACAGGCCGATGCGCTGCGTATCAACAATCCGAATGACTATCACAAACGCTCGATGCAGTCCATGGCACGACACGTCGAAGCGATGTTGGAATTCAAGCGAAAAGGCGCCGAAGTTTTTGACTACGGCAACAACCTGCGCCAGCGTGCATATGATGAGGGAGTGACGGAGGCTTTCGAATTCCCAGGCTTTGTTCCAGCGTATATCCGTCCCCTCTTCTGTGAAGGCAAAGGACCTTTCCGCTGGGTGGCTCTCTCGGGTGACCCGGAGGATATCTACCGGACGGATGAGGCTCTCGTCGAGCTCTTCCCCCAGGATTTCCACCTGCACCGCTGGCTAAAAATGGCGCGTGAAAAAGTCCAGTTCCAAGGACTACCATCGCGCATCTGCTGGCTTGGGTTCGGCGAACGGGCCGAGGCCGGGCTTTGTTTTAATAACCTGGTGGCTGAAGGCATCGTGAAAGCACCGATCGTGATTGGGCGTGACCATCTGGATGCCGGCTCGGTCGCTTCACCCAACCGTGAGACCGAGGGGATGCTGGACGGCACGGATGCGGTCAGTGATTGGGCTATCCTGAACGCGTTGATCAATGCTGTGGGTGGGGCGACCTGGGTTTCGTTCCACCATGGCGGAGGCGTAGGCATCGGCTTCAGCCAGCACGCCGGCCAGGTGATCGTGGCAGATGGGACTGCTGAAGCAGCCGCACGCCTGGAGCGGGTTTTGACCACCGACCCGGGTATGGGCATTGTGCGCCATGCGGATGCAGGCTATGAAATCGCCATCGAGGCCGCGAAAAGGCATGGTCTCAAGATGCCGATGCTGAAATAA
- the prmA gene encoding 50S ribosomal protein L11 methyltransferase, producing MQFLPDIHPIFFKKSDSMAEKYWLEVSLTLNGELAEAVAEVLARYLPDGVVIESTAVRAGPADENGETVGPLRVCGYIPADESLEDTRQKIEQGLWYLGRISPIPEPEFKIIQEVNWMEAWKEHYHPIPIGNKLIIQPAWIPVQDNTRIPVRIDLGMAFGTGTHPTTQLCLALAEDYLASQAHPAHIRIIDIGCGSGILSIAGLLLGAEKALGVDIDAEAYRSSAENAALNEVSNRLELGVGSVNEVIAGKFGIHQAQLVFANILAPILIQLLDQGLGELVMDGGCIILSGILVEQGQEMQDALIQHGFPFIEQRQIGDWLAFSARR from the coding sequence ATGCAATTCCTTCCCGATATACATCCGATATTCTTTAAAAAAAGTGATTCGATGGCAGAAAAGTATTGGCTGGAAGTAAGCCTGACATTAAATGGGGAGCTGGCCGAAGCAGTTGCCGAGGTGCTTGCCCGCTACCTACCAGATGGTGTAGTCATTGAATCGACCGCGGTGAGGGCTGGCCCGGCTGATGAAAATGGAGAAACGGTTGGGCCACTCAGAGTGTGTGGTTACATCCCCGCTGATGAGAGCCTGGAGGATACCCGGCAGAAGATTGAGCAAGGCTTATGGTACTTGGGGCGTATCTCACCGATCCCTGAACCTGAATTCAAAATAATCCAGGAAGTCAATTGGATGGAAGCCTGGAAGGAACATTACCACCCCATCCCAATTGGCAATAAATTGATCATCCAGCCAGCCTGGATCCCGGTTCAGGATAATACGCGCATCCCGGTGCGGATCGACCTGGGTATGGCCTTCGGGACAGGTACCCACCCAACCACTCAGCTATGCCTGGCGCTAGCTGAAGATTATCTCGCTTCCCAGGCACATCCTGCTCACATAAGGATCATTGATATTGGCTGTGGTTCGGGGATCCTTTCAATAGCGGGTCTGTTGCTAGGCGCAGAGAAAGCCCTCGGCGTGGATATAGATGCCGAAGCCTATCGGTCATCCGCCGAAAACGCTGCTTTGAATGAAGTGAGTAATCGCCTTGAGTTGGGTGTCGGCTCGGTGAATGAGGTAATCGCGGGTAAGTTCGGCATCCATCAGGCGCAGCTGGTGTTTGCCAATATCCTGGCACCGATATTGATCCAGCTGCTTGACCAGGGATTGGGTGAGCTGGTGATGGACGGCGGATGCATAATCTTATCAGGCATCCTGGTAGAGCAAGGCCAGGAAATGCAAGACGCCTTGATACAGCATGGCTTCCCATTCATCGAACAGCGGCAGATCGGCGATTGGCTGGCTTTCTCCGCTCGTCGATAA